A single region of the Aurantiacibacter sp. MUD11 genome encodes:
- a CDS encoding DNA polymerase III subunit chi, with protein MRIDFYLLSQDPAPATAALLASKVRQAGKRLLVVADDLELLEATSQAMWDSSPEAFLANGIAGDEHDAGQPILLSNEVDPVNGATFLLVADGLWREPGEGFERVLFLFDQATITGARQTWKALEDREGMERKFWKQQDGRWVEGP; from the coding sequence ATGCGGATTGATTTCTATCTCCTTTCGCAAGACCCGGCGCCCGCAACGGCGGCGCTGCTGGCAAGTAAGGTGCGGCAGGCGGGCAAGCGGCTGCTGGTGGTGGCGGACGACCTCGAACTGCTTGAAGCCACCAGCCAGGCCATGTGGGACAGCTCTCCCGAAGCCTTCCTTGCCAATGGCATCGCCGGGGACGAGCACGATGCCGGCCAGCCGATCCTGCTGTCGAACGAGGTCGATCCGGTGAACGGCGCGACCTTCCTGCTGGTGGCGGACGGGCTGTGGCGCGAGCCGGGCGAGGGCTTCGAGCGGGTGCTGTTCCTGTTCGATCAGGCGACCATCACCGGCGCGCGCCAGACCTGGAAGGCGCTGGAAGATCGCGAGGGAATGGAGCGCAAGTTCTGGAAACAGCAGGACGGGCGCTGGGTCGAGGGCCCTTGA
- a CDS encoding LPS-assembly protein LptD: MLPGLHSVPQASLSRLLAAGAITVALLAPAKAALAQDAEEPVVVATLDEQEEAPRQIGFEANELRYDENTDTITAAGNVVLRSGDQSLRADAVTWNRLSGEITATGSVRLVDENGNQLFTDSLVLTDELEAGAMTNLLLAFRQGGRLAAMEATRAEGGDIELDRAVYSSCSVLDADGCDRSPSWRVTAERVYYDSETSRIRFRGAYLELFGARVLPLPGLTVRADGSADSGFFVPDIGLTASNGIEISDSYYWRIADDRDLTLTGYVFTEAAPMVSAEYRQLTGNGAFQVTGYATYGSRIPLNSTVATSEEDLRGYLAANGRFQLDENWTAQGSIRLASDRTFLRRYDITREDRIRSLVELQRADDNSFVSIAGWATQALLVSTPQGEVPLALPLIDARYRLEDPVVGGTVELQANSYAVTRSEGQDSQRAFARARWDLRRITPMGQEVTLTALVRGDIYHSDENDLTSVAAYRGDPGWQTRGVATAAVEVKWPFIGEFLGGSQILTPRVQLVASPSIRNLDIPNEDARAIDLEDSNLFALSRFPGYDRVEDGVRLTYGADWQATFPGWRIHTTIGQSYRLTDEPALFPDGTGLNEQWSDFVGRTEVRYNDFLKFTHRFRLDKDNLAVRRNEVDATIGSDRTYLEAGYLRLDRDIDFTLEDLQDREELRVAGRLAFARHWSIFGSAVVNLTDRNEDPTFNADGFEPLRTRLGIAYADDCLEFGFTWRRDYIQLADAQSGNSFRLYFALRNIGFN, from the coding sequence ATGCTCCCCGGCCTGCATTCCGTCCCGCAAGCCTCGTTGTCCCGCTTGCTCGCCGCAGGCGCGATTACTGTCGCCTTGCTGGCCCCGGCCAAGGCTGCACTGGCCCAGGATGCCGAGGAGCCGGTCGTCGTCGCCACCCTGGACGAACAGGAAGAGGCGCCCCGCCAGATCGGGTTCGAGGCGAACGAGCTGCGTTATGACGAGAACACCGACACGATCACCGCGGCAGGCAATGTCGTCCTGCGTTCCGGCGACCAGTCGCTGCGCGCCGATGCCGTCACCTGGAACCGCCTGAGCGGCGAGATCACCGCCACCGGCTCCGTCCGGCTGGTGGACGAAAACGGCAACCAGCTCTTTACCGACAGCCTGGTGCTGACCGACGAGCTGGAAGCCGGCGCGATGACCAACCTGCTGCTGGCCTTCCGCCAGGGCGGCAGGCTGGCGGCGATGGAGGCGACCCGCGCCGAGGGCGGCGATATCGAACTAGACCGCGCGGTCTATTCATCGTGCTCGGTGCTCGATGCCGATGGCTGCGACCGCAGCCCCAGCTGGCGGGTGACGGCGGAGCGCGTCTACTACGATAGCGAGACCTCCCGCATCCGCTTTCGGGGCGCATATCTGGAGCTGTTCGGTGCCCGTGTGCTGCCCTTGCCCGGCCTGACCGTGCGGGCCGACGGCAGCGCCGACAGCGGCTTCTTCGTACCCGACATCGGACTGACCGCATCGAACGGCATCGAGATCAGCGACAGCTACTACTGGCGCATCGCCGACGATCGCGACCTGACGCTGACCGGCTATGTGTTCACCGAAGCCGCGCCGATGGTCTCTGCCGAATATCGCCAGCTGACCGGCAATGGCGCCTTCCAGGTCACCGGCTATGCTACCTACGGCAGCCGCATCCCGCTCAATTCCACGGTGGCCACCAGCGAGGAGGACCTGCGCGGTTACCTCGCCGCCAACGGCCGTTTCCAGCTTGACGAGAACTGGACCGCACAAGGCTCCATCCGCCTCGCCAGCGACCGCACCTTCCTGCGCCGTTACGACATCACCCGCGAAGACCGCATCCGCTCGCTGGTCGAATTGCAGCGGGCGGACGACAATTCATTCGTCTCCATCGCCGGCTGGGCGACCCAGGCGCTGCTGGTCAGCACGCCGCAGGGGGAAGTGCCGCTGGCCCTGCCGCTGATCGACGCGCGCTATCGGCTGGAAGACCCGGTGGTCGGCGGCACGGTGGAACTGCAAGCCAATTCCTACGCCGTCACCCGCAGCGAAGGCCAGGATTCGCAGCGCGCCTTTGCCCGCGCCCGGTGGGACCTGCGCCGCATTACCCCAATGGGCCAGGAAGTCACGCTGACGGCGCTGGTACGCGGCGACATCTATCATTCCGACGAAAACGATCTCACCAGCGTGGCCGCCTATCGCGGCGATCCAGGCTGGCAGACGCGCGGCGTCGCGACGGCCGCAGTAGAGGTGAAATGGCCCTTCATCGGGGAATTCCTCGGCGGCTCGCAGATCCTCACGCCGCGCGTGCAGCTGGTCGCCTCGCCCAGCATCCGCAACCTCGACATTCCCAACGAAGACGCCCGCGCCATCGACCTGGAGGATTCCAACCTCTTCGCGCTCAGCCGCTTCCCCGGCTACGACCGAGTGGAGGACGGCGTGCGCCTCACCTACGGCGCGGACTGGCAGGCAACCTTTCCCGGCTGGCGTATCCACACCACCATCGGCCAGTCCTACCGCCTGACGGACGAGCCCGCGCTCTTCCCCGATGGCACAGGCCTCAACGAACAGTGGTCGGACTTCGTCGGGCGGACCGAGGTGCGCTACAACGATTTCCTCAAGTTCACGCACCGCTTCCGTCTCGACAAGGACAACCTGGCCGTGCGCCGGAACGAGGTGGATGCCACCATCGGCAGCGACCGCACCTATCTGGAAGCCGGTTACCTGCGCCTGGACCGCGACATCGATTTCACGCTGGAGGACTTGCAGGACCGCGAGGAACTACGCGTCGCGGGCCGCCTGGCCTTCGCCCGCCACTGGTCGATTTTCGGCTCCGCCGTGGTCAACCTGACGGACCGTAACGAGGACCCCACTTTCAACGCCGACGGCTTCGAACCGCTCCGCACGCGCCTCGGCATCGCCTATGCCGACGACTGCCTGGAATTCGGCTTCACCTGGCGGCGCGACTACATCCAGCTTGCCGACGCCCAGAGCGGCAACAGCTTCCGCCTCTATTTCGCCCTGCGCAATATCGGCTTCAACTAG
- the rsmA gene encoding 16S rRNA (adenine(1518)-N(6)/adenine(1519)-N(6))-dimethyltransferase RsmA, producing MSLPPLREVIAAHGLSASKALGQNFLFDEQLLDRIVAIPGDLTDKAVLEIGPGPGGLTRALLRAGARVTAIERDSRCIPALAEVEQAFPGKLRVLEDDALAIDHAELMGEPFAVAANLPYNIGTLLFTRWMGGEQWPPRWTSLTLMFQQEVAQRIVARPGTSAYGRLAVLAQWRALPKLAMKVHRSAFTPPPKVMSAIVHVVPKEAPEGVSARTLEKLTEAAFGQRRKMLRQSLKGLPGALDALEACGIDPTRRAETLSVDEFVAVARAMTA from the coding sequence GTGAGCCTGCCTCCCCTGCGCGAAGTTATCGCCGCACATGGCCTCTCCGCCAGCAAGGCGCTGGGGCAGAACTTCCTGTTCGACGAGCAGTTGCTCGACCGTATCGTGGCCATCCCCGGCGACCTGACGGACAAGGCCGTGCTCGAAATCGGCCCCGGTCCCGGTGGCCTGACCCGCGCCCTCCTTCGCGCCGGCGCGCGCGTCACCGCCATCGAACGCGACAGCCGCTGCATCCCCGCGCTGGCAGAGGTGGAGCAGGCCTTCCCCGGCAAGCTGCGCGTGCTGGAGGACGACGCCCTCGCCATCGATCACGCAGAACTGATGGGCGAGCCGTTCGCCGTCGCCGCCAACCTGCCCTACAACATCGGTACGCTGTTGTTCACGCGCTGGATGGGCGGCGAGCAATGGCCGCCGCGCTGGACCAGCCTGACGCTGATGTTCCAGCAGGAGGTGGCCCAGCGCATCGTCGCCAGGCCCGGCACCTCGGCCTATGGCCGCCTTGCCGTGCTCGCCCAGTGGCGGGCCCTGCCGAAGCTGGCGATGAAGGTGCACCGCAGCGCCTTCACCCCGCCCCCCAAGGTGATGAGCGCGATCGTGCATGTCGTGCCGAAGGAGGCGCCGGAAGGTGTCTCCGCCAGGACGCTGGAAAAGCTGACCGAGGCCGCCTTCGGCCAGCGCCGCAAGATGCTGCGGCAAAGCCTGAAGGGCCTGCCAGGCGCACTCGACGCGCTTGAAGCCTGCGGGATCGACCCTACGCGCCGCGCCGAAACGCTCTCGGTCGACGAATTCGTGGCCGTGGCGCGCGCGATGACAGCCTAG
- a CDS encoding nuclear transport factor 2 family protein: MRRYVDAVNSRDFDAMSDMLHDDFSFIDSRGYRISGRENCIAAHKAFFELEDSFSFHIDNYTMRDDLVLMRGHSKARDPRLASARLWTARVRDGKMLFWQNFGDQKSPALAHLLMPEEASRELTELSF, translated from the coding sequence GTGCGTCGCTACGTCGACGCCGTGAACTCGCGCGATTTCGACGCGATGTCCGACATGCTGCACGATGATTTCAGCTTCATCGACAGTCGCGGATACCGGATCAGTGGCCGGGAAAACTGCATCGCTGCACACAAGGCGTTCTTCGAACTCGAAGACAGTTTCAGCTTCCACATCGACAATTATACCATGCGCGACGACCTGGTGCTGATGCGCGGCCACAGCAAAGCACGCGATCCGCGGCTGGCAAGTGCCCGCCTTTGGACAGCCAGGGTTCGTGACGGGAAGATGCTGTTCTGGCAGAACTTCGGTGACCAGAAGTCTCCGGCGCTGGCTCACCTGTTGATGCCCGAAGAGGCCAGCCGGGAACTGACCGAGCTATCGTTTTAG
- a CDS encoding DUF2256 domain-containing protein → MRKKSDLPTKTCAACGLPFTWRKKWERDWDNVRYCSERCRRNKGS, encoded by the coding sequence ATGCGGAAGAAGTCCGACCTGCCCACCAAGACCTGTGCCGCCTGCGGCCTGCCGTTCACCTGGCGCAAGAAGTGGGAGCGCGACTGGGACAACGTCCGCTATTGTTCCGAGCGCTGTCGCCGCAACAAGGGAAGTTAG
- a CDS encoding leucyl aminopeptidase has protein sequence MDIEFRDSLPAEAPRLVARFVDQGKLPDDLPRAVKEGAEASRFAGKAGQVFETFVEQGDKVSRLALVGTGKKKDAGRHAALERAGAALTAKYLTSGESKLAIDIPASGLDAEETAAVLMGARLRAWRWDEYRTKLKAEQKRSLKTIIVAAAPDGTEAAWEDAAAVAKGVEFTRELVAEPANVIYPQSFVERCQKRFEGTGVEIQVLDEDEMRTLGMGALLGVGQGSRRDSKLLVIKWTGGKPADKPTVFVGKGVTFDTGGISIKPAAGMEDMKWDMGGAGAVAGAMLALASRKAKANVVGVCGLVENMPDGNAQRPGDVVKTMSGQTVEVINTDAEGRLVLGDAMTWAQREFKPETLVDLATLTGAMIVALGHEHGGLFSNDDKLADNLLDAGKASGDKLWRMPLGPAYDKLIDSPIADMKNVGGRWAGSITAAQYLQRFVEKGVNWAHLDIAGMVWADKPGATWDKGATGYGVRLLDRFIRDTAEG, from the coding sequence ATGGATATCGAATTTCGCGACTCTCTTCCCGCCGAAGCACCGCGCCTCGTGGCGCGCTTTGTCGACCAGGGAAAATTGCCCGACGACTTGCCGCGCGCGGTCAAGGAAGGGGCCGAGGCATCGCGCTTCGCCGGCAAGGCCGGGCAGGTCTTCGAAACCTTCGTCGAGCAGGGCGACAAGGTGTCGCGCCTGGCACTGGTGGGTACCGGCAAGAAGAAGGACGCCGGACGCCATGCCGCGCTGGAACGCGCGGGCGCGGCGCTGACCGCCAAGTACCTGACCAGCGGTGAGAGCAAGCTGGCGATCGATATCCCCGCCTCCGGCCTCGATGCCGAGGAAACCGCCGCCGTGCTGATGGGCGCGCGCCTGCGGGCCTGGCGCTGGGACGAATATCGCACCAAGCTGAAGGCCGAGCAGAAGCGTTCGCTGAAGACCATCATCGTCGCCGCTGCGCCCGATGGGACCGAGGCCGCGTGGGAAGACGCCGCCGCCGTCGCCAAGGGCGTGGAGTTCACCCGCGAACTGGTCGCCGAACCGGCCAACGTCATCTACCCGCAGAGCTTCGTCGAGCGTTGCCAGAAGCGCTTCGAAGGCACCGGCGTCGAAATCCAGGTGCTGGACGAGGACGAGATGCGCACGCTGGGCATGGGCGCGCTGCTGGGCGTCGGCCAGGGTTCGCGCCGCGACAGCAAGCTGCTGGTGATCAAGTGGACCGGCGGCAAGCCCGCCGACAAGCCGACCGTCTTCGTCGGCAAGGGCGTGACCTTCGATACCGGCGGCATCTCGATCAAGCCGGCTGCCGGCATGGAAGACATGAAGTGGGACATGGGCGGTGCCGGTGCCGTGGCCGGTGCCATGCTGGCGCTCGCCTCGCGCAAGGCCAAGGCCAATGTCGTGGGCGTCTGCGGGCTGGTGGAGAACATGCCCGACGGCAATGCACAGCGGCCGGGCGACGTGGTGAAGACCATGAGCGGACAGACCGTGGAAGTCATCAACACCGACGCCGAAGGCCGGCTGGTGCTGGGTGACGCGATGACCTGGGCCCAGCGCGAGTTCAAGCCGGAGACGCTGGTCGATCTCGCCACGCTGACCGGGGCGATGATCGTTGCCCTTGGCCACGAGCATGGCGGCCTGTTCTCCAACGACGACAAGCTGGCCGACAACCTGCTCGACGCAGGCAAGGCAAGTGGCGACAAACTGTGGCGGATGCCGCTGGGCCCGGCCTACGACAAGCTGATCGACAGCCCGATTGCCGACATGAAGAACGTCGGTGGCCGTTGGGCTGGTTCGATCACCGCCGCGCAGTACCTTCAGCGCTTCGTCGAGAAGGGCGTGAACTGGGCGCACCTCGACATCGCCGGCATGGTCTGGGCGGACAAGCCCGGTGCTACCTGGGACAAGGGCGCGACGGGTTACGGCGTGCGCCTGCTCGATCGCTTCATCCGCGACACGGCCGAGGGCTGA
- a CDS encoding peptidylprolyl isomerase gives MSFATRLIKFSAAALGATVLAGTAHAQGIQVAGSDAFNLPEDVTFIVEPSDPNVRRPTARVNGSIITGTDVDHRVALILSAQETALPEEEIQRLRLQVVRNLIDETLQIQEAAALEMPVSQEEVEQAYERFAVEAQGRSVEEMDAYLRSIGSSARSIKRQIMGELAWDRLLRRNVAPFVNVSEGEVQDLFERLQESRGTTEYRLGEIYLAATPANRQQVLANAQQIIAQLREGASFAAYARQFSQASSAIVGGDLGWIRLEQLQNPTLEAVAAGMTPGLVEGPVEIPGGFSILMMIDQRQIGMPDARDSILSLKQISITFPEGISQAEIEERGETFVETVGSMTGCGDANLRAAAIGAQTVDNDQILARQLPNPIQGILLQMNVGQSTPPFGELTPGGSLRVLMLCGRDDPRETQGPSTDQIMAQLEDERINRRAQRYLRDLRRDAVLEYN, from the coding sequence ATCTCGTTCGCGACCAGACTTATCAAGTTTTCCGCTGCCGCACTCGGCGCCACCGTGCTTGCCGGCACCGCCCATGCACAGGGCATCCAGGTTGCCGGTTCCGATGCATTCAACCTGCCGGAGGACGTGACCTTCATCGTCGAGCCTTCGGACCCGAATGTTCGCCGGCCCACCGCCCGCGTGAACGGCAGCATCATCACCGGCACCGATGTCGACCACCGCGTCGCGCTGATCCTGTCGGCGCAGGAAACGGCCTTGCCGGAGGAGGAAATCCAGCGCCTGCGCCTGCAGGTCGTTCGCAACCTGATCGACGAGACGCTGCAGATCCAGGAAGCTGCCGCGCTCGAAATGCCGGTGTCGCAGGAAGAGGTCGAACAGGCCTACGAACGGTTCGCCGTGGAAGCCCAGGGCCGCAGCGTCGAAGAAATGGACGCCTACCTGCGTTCGATCGGCTCTTCGGCGCGCTCGATCAAGCGCCAGATCATGGGCGAACTGGCTTGGGACCGCCTGCTGCGCCGTAACGTGGCCCCCTTCGTGAACGTATCCGAAGGCGAGGTGCAGGACCTGTTCGAACGCCTGCAGGAATCGCGCGGCACCACCGAATATCGCCTTGGCGAAATCTACCTCGCCGCCACGCCGGCAAACCGCCAGCAGGTGCTGGCCAATGCCCAGCAGATCATCGCCCAGCTGCGCGAAGGCGCCAGCTTCGCCGCCTATGCTCGCCAGTTCTCGCAGGCATCGAGCGCCATCGTCGGCGGTGACCTTGGCTGGATCCGCCTGGAGCAGTTGCAGAACCCCACGCTGGAAGCCGTTGCCGCCGGCATGACCCCGGGGCTGGTCGAAGGTCCGGTCGAGATTCCGGGTGGTTTCTCCATCCTGATGATGATCGATCAGCGCCAGATCGGCATGCCCGACGCGCGCGATTCCATCCTCAGCCTGAAGCAGATTTCGATCACCTTCCCCGAAGGCATTTCGCAAGCGGAGATCGAAGAGCGCGGTGAGACCTTCGTGGAAACCGTCGGTTCGATGACCGGTTGCGGCGATGCCAACCTGCGCGCCGCCGCCATCGGCGCGCAGACGGTGGACAACGACCAGATCCTGGCCCGCCAGCTGCCGAACCCGATCCAGGGCATCCTGCTGCAGATGAATGTCGGCCAGAGCACCCCGCCGTTCGGCGAACTGACGCCGGGTGGCAGCCTGCGCGTGCTGATGCTGTGCGGCCGCGACGATCCGCGCGAAACGCAGGGTCCGTCGACCGACCAGATCATGGCGCAGCTGGAAGACGAGCGCATCAACCGCCGCGCCCAGCGCTACCTGCGCGACCTGCGTCGCGACGCCGTGCTCGAATACAACTGA
- a CDS encoding sulfotransferase family protein: MIGWLEAAWRKGLSTRPTLDPDALWAKALKDAPAHGEGGPRSDAEMADFRLRLEILAESLQAEAQLNSLGLTMAHGQLVRVIRQRLHLGALWQREPELLQTPLAPPIIVVGQMRSGTTRVHRLLAADPALSSTRFCDSWHPVPRTPDTRPAWSALSLMFARALDPWLDTIHPFGVTRADEELGWLAAALDHCAYEAQWRIPTFTAFSEGREPGPVYREFARMLRTDAAWHGSAERPRVLKVPQFAEDLPTLLAQFPDARVVLTKRCEEDLVRSSASLVANQMAIQSNAVDYAWIEQEVARKIALRDARMDSALAQFDGALAVVDFDRLNEDWEGEIMRIYRDLDLPFSAHSLAAMREEQRKAQSSAHHEHARQMQRFARSSA, encoded by the coding sequence GTGATCGGCTGGCTGGAGGCGGCCTGGCGCAAGGGGCTGAGCACGCGCCCCACGCTTGATCCCGATGCCCTGTGGGCGAAGGCGCTGAAGGATGCCCCCGCGCATGGCGAAGGCGGACCGCGTAGCGATGCCGAAATGGCCGACTTCCGCCTGCGACTGGAAATCCTGGCGGAATCGCTGCAGGCCGAAGCGCAGCTCAATTCGCTGGGTCTGACCATGGCGCACGGTCAGCTGGTGCGGGTCATCCGGCAGCGGCTGCACCTCGGTGCACTGTGGCAGCGCGAACCGGAACTGCTGCAAACGCCGCTGGCGCCCCCGATCATCGTGGTCGGCCAGATGCGCAGCGGCACGACGCGCGTCCATCGCCTGCTGGCGGCGGACCCGGCCCTGTCATCGACGCGCTTCTGCGACAGCTGGCATCCCGTTCCCCGCACGCCCGATACGCGCCCGGCATGGTCTGCCCTGTCGCTGATGTTCGCCCGCGCGCTGGACCCGTGGCTGGATACGATCCATCCCTTCGGCGTCACCCGCGCCGACGAGGAACTGGGCTGGCTGGCCGCCGCCCTGGATCACTGCGCCTACGAAGCGCAGTGGCGCATCCCGACTTTCACCGCCTTCAGCGAAGGCCGCGAACCCGGCCCGGTCTACCGCGAATTTGCCCGCATGTTGCGCACCGATGCCGCCTGGCATGGTAGCGCAGAGCGTCCGCGCGTGCTCAAGGTGCCGCAATTCGCCGAAGACCTGCCCACCCTGCTGGCCCAGTTCCCCGATGCACGCGTCGTGCTCACCAAGCGCTGCGAGGAGGATCTCGTGCGCAGTTCCGCCTCGCTAGTCGCCAACCAGATGGCGATCCAGTCCAACGCGGTGGACTATGCCTGGATCGAGCAGGAGGTCGCCCGCAAGATCGCCTTGCGCGATGCCCGCATGGACAGCGCTCTGGCGCAATTCGACGGGGCCCTGGCCGTGGTCGATTTCGATCGGCTGAACGAGGATTGGGAAGGCGAAATCATGCGCATCTACCGCGACCTGGACCTGCCTTTCTCCGCTCATTCGCTTGCGGCAATGCGCGAGGAGCAACGCAAGGCGCAGTCTTCGGCCCATCACGAGCACGCCCGGCAAATGCAGCGGTTCGCCAGAAGCTCCGCCTGA
- the pdxA gene encoding 4-hydroxythreonine-4-phosphate dehydrogenase PdxA: MTRPLPLAVTLGDPAGVGPELVAEIRSRSEELGLPPFVVVGDGAQGFTPGAPDRASAQFARQSLEQALAMVLDGECRGVVTGPVSKSGIAAIDAGFVGQTEFCADACGVERDAAVMMLAGPSLRTVPMTVHCSLSEVPSRLSHDLIVHRTRIVARAMHTDFGIANPRIAIAGLNPHAGEDGRMGREEIDIIAPAIVTLRAEGIDATGPHPADTLFAPHKRSTYDVAIAMYHDQALVPLKTLDFDEGVNVTLGLPIVRTSPDHGTAFDIAGKGIARPDAMIAAIRMAGEIAARRAALA, from the coding sequence GTGACCCGGCCGCTCCCGCTCGCCGTTACCCTGGGTGACCCGGCGGGGGTCGGTCCGGAACTGGTCGCGGAAATCCGGTCCCGCAGCGAGGAACTGGGCCTGCCGCCCTTCGTAGTGGTGGGCGACGGCGCGCAGGGGTTCACCCCCGGTGCGCCGGACCGCGCCTCTGCCCAATTCGCCCGGCAGTCGCTGGAACAGGCGCTGGCCATGGTCCTCGACGGGGAATGCCGCGGTGTAGTTACCGGACCGGTATCCAAGTCGGGGATCGCCGCCATCGATGCAGGCTTCGTCGGCCAGACAGAGTTCTGCGCCGATGCCTGCGGTGTCGAGCGCGATGCGGCGGTGATGATGCTGGCCGGGCCCTCGCTCCGCACCGTGCCGATGACCGTGCACTGCTCCTTGTCGGAGGTGCCGTCGCGCCTGAGCCACGACCTGATCGTCCACCGCACACGGATCGTCGCGCGGGCCATGCACACCGATTTCGGGATAGCGAACCCGCGCATCGCCATTGCCGGGCTCAACCCGCACGCCGGGGAAGACGGCCGCATGGGGCGTGAGGAAATCGACATCATCGCCCCCGCCATCGTCACGCTGCGCGCCGAGGGGATCGACGCCACCGGCCCGCATCCGGCGGACACGCTATTCGCCCCGCACAAGCGCAGCACCTACGATGTCGCCATCGCCATGTATCACGACCAGGCACTGGTCCCCCTCAAGACGCTGGATTTCGACGAGGGCGTGAACGTCACACTGGGGTTGCCGATCGTGCGGACCTCACCCGATCACGGCACCGCTTTCGACATTGCCGGCAAGGGCATCGCCAGGCCCGACGCCATGATCGCCGCCATCCGCATGGCGGGCGAGATTGCCGCAAGGCGGGCGGCGCTGGCGTGA
- the purN gene encoding phosphoribosylglycinamide formyltransferase has product MPEKAKIACLLSGNGTTMSALLFQSRLPDCPYEIVLVASNVPDAPGLKIAEAEGIPTFSYPHTGLGRREHEQVMDKALRDSGAEYLALCGYMRILTAEFVSGWEGRMVNTHPSLLPKYKGLDTHQRAIDAGEKFGGCSVHIVTPELDGGPLLGQLPVAILPTDTAESLAHRVILAEYQLYPRMVADYVGRQYRTDWLLEQVHARAMDLPEVEERESHGSPGWRTGGKSGKYFAYFTDQHHGSEHIAVLVKTSGPDELAGLVETAPETYFKPAYYGASGWVGIILNRPGVDWDHVSEWLERSWRTVAPKRLTRLLDAADEF; this is encoded by the coding sequence ATGCCTGAGAAGGCGAAGATCGCCTGCCTGCTATCGGGCAACGGCACGACCATGTCGGCGCTGCTGTTCCAGTCCCGCCTGCCCGACTGCCCCTATGAAATCGTGCTGGTGGCTTCCAACGTGCCCGACGCCCCTGGGCTGAAGATCGCCGAAGCGGAAGGTATCCCGACCTTCTCCTACCCGCACACCGGGCTGGGTCGCCGCGAGCACGAACAGGTGATGGACAAGGCCTTGCGCGACAGCGGTGCCGAGTACCTCGCGCTGTGCGGTTACATGCGCATCCTCACCGCTGAATTCGTCAGCGGGTGGGAGGGCCGGATGGTCAACACGCATCCTTCGCTGCTGCCTAAGTACAAGGGGCTCGACACCCACCAGCGCGCCATCGACGCGGGCGAGAAATTCGGCGGCTGTTCGGTCCATATCGTCACGCCGGAACTGGATGGAGGTCCGCTGCTGGGCCAGCTGCCCGTCGCCATCCTCCCCACCGACACGGCAGAGAGCCTCGCCCATCGCGTGATCCTGGCGGAATACCAGCTCTATCCGCGCATGGTCGCCGACTATGTCGGGCGACAGTACCGCACCGACTGGCTGCTGGAACAGGTCCACGCTCGCGCGATGGACCTGCCCGAGGTGGAGGAACGCGAAAGCCACGGTTCGCCCGGCTGGCGTACTGGCGGGAAAAGCGGCAAGTACTTCGCCTATTTCACCGACCAGCACCACGGCAGCGAGCATATCGCCGTGCTGGTGAAGACCAGCGGGCCGGACGAGCTTGCCGGCCTCGTCGAAACCGCACCGGAAACCTATTTCAAACCAGCCTACTACGGCGCCAGCGGCTGGGTCGGGATCATCCTGAACCGTCCGGGCGTTGACTGGGACCACGTATCCGAATGGCTGGAACGCAGCTGGCGGACGGTGGCGCCCAAGCGGCTGACCAGGTTGCTCGACGCAGCGGACGAATTCTGA
- the ndk gene encoding nucleoside-diphosphate kinase, translated as MAVTRTFSIIKPDATRRNLTGAVTKMLEDAGLRVVASKRILMTREQAEGFYAVHKERPFFGELCDFMTSGPVVVQVLEGEDAVARNRKVMGATNPADAEVGTIRKTYAESIEANSVHGSDSDENAKIEIDFFFNEDEIVG; from the coding sequence ATGGCGGTCACCCGCACCTTCTCGATCATCAAGCCCGATGCCACCCGCCGCAACCTGACCGGTGCGGTCACCAAGATGCTGGAAGACGCCGGCCTCCGCGTCGTCGCTTCGAAGCGCATTCTGATGACCCGCGAACAGGCCGAGGGTTTCTACGCGGTGCACAAGGAACGCCCCTTCTTCGGCGAACTGTGTGACTTCATGACCAGCGGCCCGGTCGTGGTGCAGGTGCTGGAAGGCGAGGACGCCGTGGCCCGCAACCGCAAGGTGATGGGTGCCACCAATCCGGCTGACGCCGAAGTAGGCACGATCCGCAAGACCTATGCCGAAAGCATCGAAGCCAACTCGGTGCACGGTTCGGACAGCGACGAAAACGCCAAGATCGAAATCGACTTCTTCTTCAACGAAGACGAAATCGTCGGCTGA